Proteins co-encoded in one Sulfuricystis thermophila genomic window:
- a CDS encoding sulfite exporter TauE/SafE family protein → MEVYLFASLIALAAYFVRGIAGFGSALVASPLLAQMLPLAIVVPLVVILDNSGSILQAWRHRRLIVWEDLRPLLPFSFVGIALAMALHNWIDARLLKLALGAFVILFGAYQFLPQPSAHLSRRWAAPAGLLGGLVGGLFGTGGPFYVMYFRLRQLEKTVFLATIAMLWVVDGGLRIAGFALGGHYGEQHLWLLAAMAPTAWLGLHWGQRVHFGISPAAFRHIIGGLLLVSGGMLIWRQT, encoded by the coding sequence ATGGAGGTGTATCTGTTCGCCAGCCTGATCGCGCTGGCTGCGTATTTCGTCCGCGGCATCGCCGGTTTCGGCTCGGCGCTGGTTGCCTCGCCGCTGCTGGCGCAAATGCTGCCGCTGGCGATCGTCGTCCCGCTGGTGGTGATCCTCGACAATTCCGGCTCGATCCTGCAAGCCTGGCGCCATCGGCGCCTGATCGTCTGGGAGGATCTGCGCCCGCTGCTGCCGTTTTCGTTCGTCGGCATCGCGTTGGCGATGGCGCTGCACAACTGGATCGACGCTCGGCTGTTGAAACTGGCGCTCGGCGCTTTCGTCATCCTGTTCGGCGCGTATCAGTTCCTGCCCCAGCCGAGCGCGCATCTGTCGCGGCGCTGGGCGGCGCCGGCAGGCCTGCTCGGCGGGCTCGTCGGCGGACTCTTCGGCACCGGTGGGCCGTTCTACGTGATGTATTTCCGCCTGCGCCAACTGGAGAAAACCGTTTTTCTCGCTACGATCGCGATGCTGTGGGTCGTCGATGGCGGCTTGCGCATCGCCGGTTTTGCTCTCGGCGGCCACTATGGCGAGCAGCATCTGTGGCTGCTCGCGGCGATGGCGCCGACGGCCTGGCTCGGATTACACTGGGGCCAGCGGGTCCATTTCGGCATTTCACCAGCCGCCTTCCGCCATATCATCGGCGGATTGCTGCTGGTCAGCGGCGGCATGTTGATCTGGAGGCAGACATGA
- a CDS encoding EAL domain-containing protein: MSLLARLSLRSRLLIALVSIGLLLFVLGGLAVLKIAQGVATQLLVQTAQREARLLATTLTEPLILKDYSTVEQLMGREVANAEANAVRFAGDGVEIEALDQPAALRRPAWFAALLGLAPAHAEEAIIVGGRDYGRLSVTIAPGFVEERLWRLVGIGLLIAGGAMILLALATHVILRANFAALEAIRASARRRAAGELSSRVELPKHAPPELVETAQVLNRARDQLQQKLDELATEKERWRITLASVGDGVVVTDADGDVAFMNPVAERLTGWTLDEARGKPIETVMPLVHEDTRAPQANPARLALRSGETQAMANHTLLIARDGRETPVHDSAAVVPSVAHDTPGELSGAVLVFRDDSERRALLRELRLMAFHDPLTGLPNRRALVGRIERALRQVGEEGRSHVFCYIDLDQFKLVNDTCGHAAGDALLVEIVGLMKNAVPAPDAHGGERSLLARIGGDEFGLLLFDCSLDDAVATAKRLVELITTHGFRYEARQFHIGASVGVAALEPGMGVDAVLGHADTACYHAKDQGRGRVEVHSAAHAGIRALDEEMQWVARFDESLAARRFRLYRQRIAPLAAKNGGEHYEILLRVLDAEGVAGPPGRVLSAVERFGYAHLLDRWVFDALLDYLARHPEDHARYAINLSGGTLSQTEFLAHVQQRLAATKIAPTRLLFEITETAAIHHLAEARHLIATLSSLGCRFCLDDFGSGLSSFAYLKQLPVSVLKIDGGFVRALHEEANDYVIVNAIAQIGRDLSLEVVAEWVENQEIYDRLAEIGVEYVQGYFIHRPEPLPE, from the coding sequence ATGAGCCTGCTTGCCCGTCTGTCGCTGCGCAGCCGACTGCTGATCGCGCTGGTGAGCATTGGTCTGCTGCTGTTCGTCCTGGGCGGTCTGGCCGTGCTCAAAATCGCACAGGGGGTTGCCACTCAATTGCTCGTTCAAACCGCGCAGCGTGAAGCACGGCTGTTGGCGACGACGCTCACCGAACCGCTGATCCTCAAGGATTACAGCACCGTCGAGCAGCTGATGGGCCGCGAGGTGGCCAATGCCGAGGCGAATGCGGTGCGCTTTGCCGGCGATGGGGTGGAGATCGAGGCCTTGGACCAGCCGGCCGCGTTGCGGCGCCCCGCCTGGTTCGCGGCGCTGTTGGGACTGGCACCGGCCCATGCCGAGGAAGCGATCATCGTCGGCGGCCGCGACTACGGCCGGCTCAGTGTGACCATTGCGCCCGGCTTCGTCGAAGAGCGTCTGTGGCGGCTCGTCGGTATCGGACTTCTGATCGCCGGCGGCGCGATGATCCTGCTGGCGTTGGCGACGCATGTCATCCTGCGCGCCAATTTCGCCGCTCTCGAGGCGATTCGCGCCTCGGCGCGACGGCGTGCGGCGGGGGAGCTTTCCTCACGCGTCGAACTGCCTAAACATGCGCCGCCGGAGCTCGTCGAGACGGCCCAGGTGTTGAACCGCGCACGCGATCAATTGCAGCAGAAGCTGGACGAGCTGGCGACCGAGAAGGAGCGCTGGCGCATCACGCTCGCTTCGGTCGGCGACGGCGTCGTCGTCACCGATGCCGACGGCGATGTCGCTTTCATGAACCCAGTCGCCGAGCGGCTGACTGGCTGGACGCTCGATGAGGCGCGCGGCAAGCCGATCGAGACCGTGATGCCGCTCGTCCATGAAGACACCCGTGCGCCGCAAGCTAATCCTGCGCGGCTGGCCCTGCGCAGTGGTGAGACGCAGGCGATGGCCAATCATACCTTGCTGATCGCGCGCGACGGTCGTGAAACGCCGGTGCATGATTCGGCGGCCGTCGTACCCTCGGTCGCCCACGATACGCCTGGCGAGCTTAGTGGCGCGGTGCTGGTGTTCAGGGACGACTCCGAGCGGCGCGCCTTGCTGCGGGAGCTGCGCCTGATGGCCTTCCATGATCCGCTCACCGGATTGCCCAACCGCCGCGCGCTGGTCGGGCGCATCGAGCGGGCGTTGCGCCAGGTGGGCGAGGAAGGCCGCAGCCATGTGTTCTGCTACATCGACCTCGACCAGTTCAAGTTGGTCAACGACACCTGCGGCCATGCCGCCGGCGATGCGCTGCTCGTCGAAATCGTCGGCCTGATGAAGAACGCCGTGCCGGCGCCGGATGCGCACGGGGGCGAACGCAGCCTGCTGGCGCGTATCGGCGGCGACGAATTCGGCCTGCTGTTGTTCGACTGCTCCCTCGATGACGCCGTCGCCACCGCCAAACGCCTCGTCGAGCTGATCACTACTCACGGTTTTCGCTATGAGGCACGCCAGTTCCATATCGGCGCCAGCGTCGGCGTGGCAGCGCTCGAACCCGGCATGGGTGTCGACGCAGTGCTCGGCCATGCCGACACGGCCTGCTATCATGCCAAAGATCAGGGACGCGGGCGTGTCGAGGTGCATAGTGCCGCCCACGCGGGCATCCGCGCGCTCGACGAGGAGATGCAGTGGGTGGCCCGTTTCGACGAATCCCTGGCCGCGCGCCGCTTCCGCCTCTATCGCCAGCGCATCGCGCCGCTCGCGGCGAAGAACGGCGGCGAACACTACGAAATCCTGCTGCGCGTGCTCGATGCCGAGGGCGTCGCCGGTCCGCCGGGGCGGGTGCTCTCGGCGGTCGAGCGCTTTGGTTATGCGCATTTGCTCGACCGCTGGGTGTTCGATGCGCTGCTCGATTACCTCGCCCGACATCCTGAGGATCACGCCCGCTATGCGATCAATCTCTCCGGCGGCACGCTGTCACAGACCGAGTTCCTCGCCCATGTCCAGCAACGCCTGGCGGCAACGAAGATCGCGCCGACGCGCCTGCTGTTCGAAATCACCGAAACCGCGGCGATCCATCATCTGGCCGAGGCGCGGCATTTGATCGCCACGCTCTCCAGTCTCGGCTGCCGCTTCTGTCTCGACGACTTCGGTTCGGGACTGTCCTCCTTCGCCTATCTGAAGCAGCTGCCGGTGAGCGTGTTGAAGATCGACGGCGGCTTCGTGCGTGCCTTGCACGAAGAAGCCAACGACTACGTGATCGTCAATGCGATCGCGCAGATCGGCCGCGATCTGTCGCTCGAAGTGGTCGCCGAGTGGGTCGAGAACCAGGAGATTTACGACCGGTTGGCCGAGATCGGCGTCGAATACGTGCAGGGGTATTTCATCCACCGGCCGGAACCGCTGCCGGAGTGA
- a CDS encoding class I adenylate-forming enzyme family protein produces MHLFRRWLSRTDPDRPALVLPDGRSFSYGELAGRAGCRGLAVLEGDAATIALGLIDCALGGGTAFPLPPHLSSATRARLIEQAAAAANPRLALIIATSGSTGEPKGVRLTRRSIAAAARISARALDLQPRDAWLCCLPLHFIAGAMTLYRSLRAGATAIVQEGFEVAAVARALAERRITHVSLVPAMLAQLIEGAVPPAPTLRNKAAPGGTPSFPPAPTFGGESAPGGTLSFPPAPTFGGESAPGGTPSFPPAPSLKCALIGGAALSPLLESQARAAGWPIRLSYGMTETCATALVDGRPLPGVRVRLSEAGTLEVATPARMAGYLNEADVGEWIATRDLARIDADGHVTILGRVDDVLNSAGVKVHPLEVEARLAACPGVRAAAVTGLSDPVWGDLIAAAFEGDADEAAVEAWCRAQLPSTRRPRRFLRVARLPRLASGKLDRRALPSLWR; encoded by the coding sequence ATGCACCTCTTCCGCCGCTGGCTCTCCCGCACCGACCCCGACCGGCCCGCGCTCGTCTTGCCCGATGGCCGCAGCTTTTCCTATGGCGAGCTCGCCGGCAGAGCAGGCTGCCGGGGTTTGGCCGTGCTCGAAGGCGATGCAGCAACCATCGCGCTCGGCCTCATCGACTGCGCCCTGGGCGGTGGCACCGCTTTTCCCCTGCCGCCCCATCTGTCCAGTGCAACACGCGCGCGGCTCATCGAACAGGCCGCGGCGGCGGCAAACCCACGCTTGGCGCTGATCATCGCCACCTCCGGCTCGACCGGAGAGCCGAAGGGCGTGCGCCTGACCCGGCGGTCGATCGCCGCTGCCGCGCGCATCAGTGCACGCGCGCTCGACTTGCAGCCGCGGGATGCCTGGCTGTGCTGTCTGCCGCTCCATTTCATCGCCGGCGCGATGACCCTCTACCGCTCTTTGCGCGCCGGCGCGACGGCCATCGTGCAGGAAGGCTTCGAAGTCGCAGCCGTAGCACGCGCCCTCGCCGAGCGGCGCATCACCCACGTCTCTTTGGTGCCGGCGATGCTGGCGCAACTCATCGAGGGTGCCGTCCCGCCAGCGCCGACTCTCCGAAACAAGGCGGCGCCCGGCGGGACGCCTTCATTTCCGCCAGCGCCGACTTTTGGAGGTGAGTCGGCGCCCGGCGGGACGCTTTCATTTCCGCCAGCGCCGACTTTTGGAGGTGAGTCGGCGCCCGGCGGGACGCCTTCATTTCCGCCAGCGCCGAGTTTGAAATGTGCGCTCATCGGCGGCGCGGCGCTTTCCCCGCTGCTGGAAAGCCAAGCGCGCGCGGCAGGCTGGCCGATCCGCCTCTCCTATGGCATGACGGAAACCTGCGCCACCGCCCTCGTCGACGGCCGGCCGTTGCCCGGCGTGCGGGTACGCCTGTCGGAGGCCGGCACCCTCGAAGTCGCCACCCCCGCCCGCATGGCCGGCTACCTGAACGAGGCCGATGTCGGCGAGTGGATCGCCACCCGCGATCTCGCCAGGATCGATGCCGACGGTCACGTCACGATCCTCGGCCGCGTCGACGACGTGCTGAACTCCGCCGGCGTGAAGGTTCATCCGCTCGAAGTCGAGGCACGGCTTGCCGCCTGTCCCGGCGTGCGTGCGGCGGCGGTGACGGGGCTCTCTGACCCGGTCTGGGGCGATCTGATCGCCGCGGCTTTCGAGGGCGACGCGGATGAGGCGGCGGTCGAGGCCTGGTGTCGCGCCCAACTACCTTCCACCCGCCGGCCGCGGCGCTTCCTGCGCGTGGCGCGGCTGCCCAGGCTCGCTTCCGGCAAGCTCGACCGGCGCGCGCTGCCGAGTCTCTGGCGATGA
- a CDS encoding isochorismate synthase produces MIDWPRIERQLAALSEETPAARLLSLTLPLPHWPVACFDALEDWCFWQRPDQGLRLAGVGVALKATSSGEGRFTALAAARRGLVAGWRYLGETPRAFTGFAFAPEGGAPLPNASLWVPELLLTERSGQVSLTLSTAAERAPTALARWRSLWNDLLRPRSPRRSSPLSLEPAPLAEQAFLARGRAALAAIRRGELDKVVLTRTLELRGDAHEPAALIDFLTRHHPSCATYAIGGPGFAFIGASPETLLMLSATTVSVDALAGTGWHTSPRALSDAKNRREHDFVAQAIIAALEDQCTDILLPPAPEVMQLEGLSHLRRRILARRRAEVGPFDLIARLHPTPAVGGTPTPAALDWLERHHDRRGAWYTGGFGWLDAAGDADIVVALRCGLIEGERITLYAGAGFVAGSDPAQELAETEAKFRAMRDALFASPHRRAAA; encoded by the coding sequence ATGATCGACTGGCCACGCATCGAACGGCAGCTGGCCGCGCTCAGCGAGGAGACCCCGGCCGCGCGGCTGCTGTCCCTGACGCTCCCGCTGCCCCACTGGCCGGTCGCATGCTTCGATGCGCTCGAGGACTGGTGCTTCTGGCAGCGTCCCGACCAGGGGTTACGCCTTGCCGGGGTCGGCGTCGCGCTCAAAGCCACGAGCAGCGGCGAAGGGCGGTTCACCGCGCTGGCCGCCGCACGCCGGGGCCTCGTCGCCGGCTGGCGCTATTTAGGCGAGACGCCGCGCGCCTTCACCGGCTTCGCCTTCGCCCCCGAAGGCGGCGCGCCCCTGCCCAATGCCAGCCTCTGGGTGCCGGAGCTTCTGCTCACCGAAAGGAGCGGACAAGTCAGTCTCACCCTGAGCACGGCCGCAGAACGCGCGCCAACGGCCTTGGCCCGCTGGCGCTCACTCTGGAACGATCTGCTTCGCCCGCGATCCCCGCGCCGCAGCTCGCCCCTCAGCTTGGAACCGGCGCCGCTTGCCGAGCAGGCCTTCCTCGCGCGCGGCCGTGCGGCGCTCGCGGCGATCCGGCGCGGTGAGCTCGACAAGGTAGTGCTGACCCGCACGCTCGAGCTGCGTGGCGATGCCCATGAACCCGCCGCGCTGATCGACTTCCTCACCCGTCACCACCCTTCCTGCGCAACCTACGCCATCGGCGGCCCCGGCTTCGCCTTCATCGGCGCCTCGCCCGAAACCCTGCTCATGCTCTCGGCGACGACGGTCAGTGTCGATGCGCTCGCCGGCACCGGCTGGCACACCTCCCCCCGGGCGCTTTCCGACGCCAAGAACCGGCGCGAGCACGATTTCGTCGCCCAGGCGATCATCGCGGCGCTCGAGGATCAGTGCACGGACATCCTGCTGCCGCCCGCGCCCGAAGTGATGCAGCTCGAAGGCTTGAGCCATCTGCGCCGCCGCATCCTCGCGCGCCGTCGCGCGGAGGTCGGGCCTTTCGATCTGATCGCCCGGCTCCATCCGACGCCGGCGGTCGGCGGCACCCCGACGCCGGCCGCGCTCGACTGGCTCGAACGTCACCATGACCGGCGCGGCGCCTGGTATACCGGCGGCTTTGGCTGGCTCGATGCCGCGGGCGATGCCGACATCGTGGTTGCCCTGCGCTGCGGCCTGATCGAGGGCGAACGCATCACCCTCTACGCCGGCGCCGGCTTCGTCGCCGGCTCGGACCCGGCACAGGAGCTGGCCGAGACCGAGGCGAAATTCCGCGCCATGCGCGATGCGCTCTTTGCCAGTCCGCATCGGCGGGCCGCCGCATGA
- a CDS encoding phosphate/phosphite/phosphonate ABC transporter substrate-binding protein, with product MKRLAGFFLSWLIALAAHAWEAGGPYPFGVLNHRSLTFTAEYWNPILAWVSERAGVKLELRVARTANETTDMAARGELAFVYSNHFFTPERAKLGFSVLARQEGEGIKGQVVVRDDSPAKRLEELAGKKVAFANPYGFTGYFVPYDALLKAGVKVEPVFAGTQEAAMGQLKFGQVAAAGVNSQVMADYAQREHFAYRVLWESAPYFDLAVMAHPKVPAAHQEAVRQAFLALREEASGRAVLLEAAKKLGLSEPRGFVAASDADYENYRRFFRETLVPVKGQ from the coding sequence ATGAAACGACTCGCCGGTTTCTTTTTGTCGTGGCTGATCGCGCTTGCCGCCCATGCCTGGGAAGCGGGCGGCCCTTATCCGTTCGGCGTGCTCAACCACCGCTCGCTGACCTTCACCGCCGAATACTGGAATCCGATCCTCGCCTGGGTATCCGAACGCGCGGGTGTCAAGCTGGAACTGCGCGTCGCCCGCACCGCCAACGAGACCACCGACATGGCCGCGCGCGGCGAGCTCGCCTTCGTCTATTCGAATCATTTTTTCACGCCGGAACGCGCGAAACTGGGGTTTTCCGTGCTCGCCCGTCAGGAAGGCGAAGGCATCAAGGGACAGGTGGTGGTGCGCGACGACAGTCCGGCAAAGCGTCTGGAAGAGCTCGCCGGCAAGAAAGTCGCTTTCGCCAATCCTTATGGCTTCACCGGCTATTTCGTCCCTTATGACGCGCTGCTCAAGGCGGGGGTCAAGGTCGAGCCGGTCTTCGCCGGCACCCAGGAGGCGGCGATGGGGCAGCTCAAGTTCGGCCAGGTCGCGGCCGCCGGCGTCAACAGCCAGGTGATGGCCGATTATGCGCAGCGCGAGCATTTCGCCTATCGGGTGCTCTGGGAATCGGCGCCTTATTTCGATCTGGCGGTGATGGCGCATCCCAAAGTGCCGGCGGCCCACCAAGAGGCGGTCAGGCAGGCTTTCCTCGCGCTGCGCGAAGAGGCCAGCGGCCGCGCGGTGCTGCTCGAGGCGGCAAAGAAGCTCGGCCTCAGTGAGCCGCGCGGCTTCGTCGCCGCATCAGACGCCGATTACGAGAATTACCGGCGCTTCTTCCGCGAGACCCTGGTGCCCGTCAAAGGACAATGA